Genomic segment of Paenibacillaceae bacterium GAS479:
AAAGGGGGAAAACCTAGTAGTCCCTCGCGCATCCTAGCTTATATCATTGCTGGTCATCATGCTGGCTTGGCTGACTATGGTACGGACGCCGCAGATGAACGCAAGTTAGCTAGAAGGTTGAAAAAACCCATTTGCTCCTTTGAAGAAAATTTTATGAACCATTTTCCTGATTTAAAGTTGGAGCCATTAGCTATTCCTATTAAAAATGGCTTTCACCACGGACTTCAGTTCTCCCTGTTTACACGTATGTTGTTCTCCTGCCTTGTTGATGCGGATTCCCTCGACACTGAGAAGTACACAGATCTTAAACAACACGAATTGCGTGGACATAACGTCTCGTTGTCTGAGCTCCTAGAGCGTTACCATCTACATATGAACCAATTTCTTCCCCCAGCTAGATCAATCGATAAGCTAAGAACGGAACTGCTCACTGAAGTGTTGGCTCAAGCGGGCGGTCCACCAGGACTATACAGTCTGACCCTTCCGACCGGGAGTGGTAAAACTCTGCTGTCCCTGGGATTTGCTTTGGAGCACGCAGCTCATAATCCCAGTATGCGTCGGATCGTTTTTGTCATCCCGTATACGAGCATTATCGAGCAGAATGCCAATGTGTACCGGGAGGTGCTAGGCAGCGATATTGTTTTGGAGCATCATTCCAATGTCCAATTGGATGCCAATGAAGATTTAGAAAAGGTGGATGAATCCAGGAAAGTTAAAAAGAAACTTGAGTTGGCTGCGGAGAACTGGGATTCACCTGTAGTCGTAACGACGAACGTCCAGTTTTTTGAATCACTTTTTTCAAATAAAAGATCTCGATGCCGCAAACTGCATAATTTGGCAAACAGCATTATCGTGCTGGACGAAGCTCAGATGATGAATGGGGAGTTTTTCAAGCCGTGCTTACACGCGCTTGAGGAGCTAAGCCGCAACTATGGGGTGACCGTAGTACTCAGTACAGCTACCCAACCTTCGGTGCACTCTCTTTTTGATCAAACGAAAATGAACTTGCACATTCAAGAGATTGTAAATGATGTACCGCGACGATTTGAGCAATTCCGCCGGGTTCGCCTTGAGATGTTAGGCAAGATTGAACTAGTTGAACTAGCGGGACGCATGAGTAGCGTGAATCAGTCTCTTTGTATTGTAAATACACGCAAGGCAGCGCGTGAACTATTTGAACAGCTTCAGGCTGAAGAGGTGGATCATGAAGCCATATTCCATTTAAGCGCCCGAATGTGCCCCAAACATAGGCTTTCCAAGTTGAAGCAAATACGTGATCGTCTTGATAACAGCCAGCGCTGCCTACTGGTCAGTACTCAGCTTATCGAATGCGGCGTCGATGTGGACTTTCCCGTCGTTTATCGTGAGCTCGCCGGTATGGATTCTATAGCCCAGGCTGCCGGTAGATGCAATCGGAATGGAAAAAGCCCGCTGGAAACGACTTTTGTATTTGAAACCGAGCAGACTCCCAAGCAAGGCTGGTTTGGCATTACAGCTAGCGTGTCGCGGCAAATTCTTGATCGTTTTTCCTTTGATCCACTTTCTCTTGAAGCAATGAGAGCCTATTTTGACGAGCTGTATGCCCATCAAACTTTGGGCAGAGGGGCGGCGGGGGCCGTTGACCAAACGGACCAATATGACATTCTTGGATTGCTGCAGAAACAGTTCATGACACTTGAATTTCCCTTTGAGGAAGTGGCGCAGCAGTTTGAACTGATTCAGACAGCAGCTCGACCTGTTCTGATTCCTTATGACGACACAGCTGAAAAAGCAATCCAGTCACTTGAATATGCCACAGAAATCAAAGGCATTATGCGAAAGCTTCAGCCTTATGTTGTACAGCTTTATCCGCAGGAATTTGCCGCTTTCAAAAAGGCTGGGGAACTGACAGAAGTTAGAGAGAACATATTTGTGCTGCATAACCCAGAACGGTGGTACCGGGAGGATATTGGGATTAGGCCGTTTGAGGAGCAGTATCATGCGGCGGAGGTTTATGTGTTCTAGCCATCATTCAAGTAAAGGAGCCAACCCAATGGGCTATGGAATCAGGCTGCATGTATGGGGCGATTATGCCTGTTTTACCCGCCCCGAGATGAAGATTGAGCGGGTCAGCTACGATGTTATGACGCCGTCTGCCGCGCGCGGTATTTTAGAAGCGCTTCACTGGAAGCCCGCCATTCGGTGGGTGGTGGATCGAATCGGTGTTCTGAATGAGATTCGCTTTGAAACGATTCGTCGCAATGAGGTCAAAGGCAAGATTACAACGTCCAGCATTAAAGCAGCCATTAATGGTAAATCAATTTCACTTGCGCAGGTCGTAACGGAAGATCGACAGCAACGAGCGACGCTTATGCTCAAGCAGCCTGTTTATATTATTGAAGCTCATTTTGAAATGACTTCAAATGCAGGTCCCGAGGATAATCCGGAAAAACATTATAATATCTTTCTACGTCGGGCAAGGGCAGGGCAATGTTTCCATCGGCCGTACTTGGGATGTCGGGAGTTCGCAGCCCAATTTCAGCTTATTGAAGAGGGAGAGGCCGAGCCAGTAAGCTTTTACAAGGAGAAAGAGGACAAGGATCTCGGCTGGATGTTGCACGACATCGACTTTAAGCATGAGATGACTCCTCGTTTTTTCCGCGCCACGATGAGTAAGGGCTGGATCGACGTCCCAACCTTTAAGGAAGGAGTGTGATTAACATTGATAATCCAGGCACTGCACCAACGTTATCTGGACCTAGCCGCTGATCCGGACTCCGGCGTGAGTCCTCTGTATTTTAGCTCAGGGAAGGCAACTTATCTACTGACCCTTAGCCGCGAAGGCGAGCTGATGAATGTCCAGGACATTCGCCTGGAAGAGGGGAAAAAGAAGCGTCCCCGCATCTTTATTGTTCCGGAGCAGAAAAGTCGTGCGAGCAACATTTTTGCGTATTTCCTATGTGACAAAGCGGAATACATTCTAGGCCATCACCCCATTCTGCCAAGCGATCAAGAAACCGAAAAGAAGCGCTCGGATGCAAGAGAGAAATTTGAAGAGGGGCGGAAGCTTGCTCGCAAAGTATTGAAGCAAGCAGAATTTCCTTTGGCTTTAGCGTTGCTGCGTTTCTACGATGCTTGGGATCCGGATGCCGTCCGGAAACATCCGACTTTGCAGCCATTCATGGAGAATCTGGATAAAGGCATCGATACTAACATGATTTTTTGTCTGGAGTCGGCAACAGCCCTGCTTCATGAGGAGCGGGAGATTAGTGATGCGTGGGTTCACTACTGCGCAGAGCTGGAGTCGGCAACAGAATATAAGGCTCAATGTTTGCTGACTGGCCAAGTGACAGCCATTGCCCGATTGCATGACAAAATCAAAGGCGTTCGCGGAGCACTAGCTGCTGGAGCTTCTCTTGTTTCTTTTAATTTTCCTTCCGCAGAATCCTATGGAAAAGAGAAAAGTTATAACTCTCCTGTCAGCAAAACGGCCGTTTTTGGCTACATAACGGCGCTGAATCATCTTTTAGCTTCAGCACGGAACCGAACCTGGATCGGTGATATGACGATTGTGTTCTGGTCAGGTGCTGTGGGGGCGGAAGAACTAGAGTCGTTTTTAATAGGATTTGTGGAGCAGAATCAGACGCCGAAAGAGGACGGGTGGCTCACGCAGCAGCTTGAAGACGTTTTAGAACGGGCCCGGAAAGGACAGAAGCTTGAGAATGACATGATTCCAGGTGGAGAAACACCATTTTATGTACTTGGCCTTGCACCCAATAATGGGCGGGTTGCGGTGCGCTTTTTCTGGCAAGGGAATTTCGGCGATCTCGTTCAAAAACTGGCACAGCATGCAGCAGATCTGGAAATGGCCGGAATGGAGGAACGCTACAACAGAGGTATTCCATCTATTTATCAAATTTTGTCGGAGACGATGCGTGTTGGAGGAGACGGCAAAAAAGTTGGCGACGGACCACCGCCGCTGCTAGGGGGAGCCCTTATGCGATCGGTAATCCAGGGTATGGCGTACCCATTCTCTCTCTATAATTTGATCATCAACCGCATCCGGGCCGATGGTATCGTAAATGGGCTTCGCGCAAGCATTCTCAAGGCATACTTAAATCGTTATCGGCGAATCAATCGAGACAATGCAAATATAAGGGAGGAGTTGACGGACATGCTCGACGAACAGGCGCAAGAGCCGGCATATCGGCTTGGAAGGTTGTTTGCAGTATTGGAAAAGGCACAGCAGGAGGCAGCTAGCGGCAAGCTGAACGCCACCATTAAGGATCGGTATTTCAGCTCGGCTTCTTCCAATCCTGCTGCTGTATTTCCAATTTTGCTCCGGCTGGCCCAGCATCATATGAGCAAATCTAAATATGGAGATTTTAGAGATAGAGATCTAACAGAGATTATGCAAGGGTTGGATACATTTCCGACTAATTTGGATCTGCAGAGACAGGGCATATTCGTAATTGGATATTACCATCAAAAGCACTACATGTTCGAGCAAATAAAGGCGGCTGCGGATTCCAAGAAGGAAGCCGCTGCAGCCAGTGCTATGGAAACGAAAGAAGTTTAGATTGCGATCATTTACCATTAATTAATGGATCGGCATTCATTTTAAATACGAAAGGTGAGATCACGATGTCCGTTGCACAAAGTGAATTGAAAGCCGCGCTTTCCGAGCAAAATCTGCTAGCTAAACGTATTGAATTCTCCTTGTTTTTTGAGGTTACCAACGGAAATCCCAATGGCGATCCTGATGCAGGCAACATGCCGCGCATTGATCCGGAAACGGGTTATGGCATCGTTACGGATGTATGCTTGAAGCGCAAGGTTCGAAATTACATTGAACTGACTCGCGAAGGTGAAGAGGGTTTCAACATTTATGTTACTGAGGGCGGCGTGCTGAATGAGCAGCACCGCAAAGCCTACAAGGCGGTGCGCCCGGATGACGCGGCAACCAAGGAATTGAAACCTAAGGATGCCCAGGAAGCTGCACAGCTGACAGCCTGGATGTGTGGTAATTTCTATGATGTGCGGACCTTCGGCGCCGTCATGACTACCAAGGTAAACACTGGTCAGGTGAGGGGGCCTGTCCAATTCACCTTTGCTCGAAGCCTGGACCCGATCTTTGCTCAGGAAGTGACGATTACCCGCCAAGCGGTTACCCAAGAGGGAGCGGACAAAGATCGCGAGATGGGACGCAAACATGTGGTTCCTTATGCTCTTTACCGCATGGATGGGTACATTTCAGCCTATCTGGCTCAAAAGACAGCTTTCAGCGAAGCGGACCTAGAAGTGCTGATGGAGGCTTTGGCCAACCTGTTCGAGCATGATCGCTCGGCCTCTCGCGGCCAGATGGCGGTCCGCAAGCTGGTGGTGTTCGAACATAGCAACAAGCTGGGCAATGCGCCGGCACATCAATTGTTCGACCTGGTGACGGCGAAGAAAACAGTGGATGGTCCAGCTCGTTCTTTCCAAGATTACCGCATTGAGCTGCAGTCGGATGGAGTTCCAAGTGGCGTAACCTTGATCGAACGTATCTAGATGAATCCATACGATCAACGAGCAGCCGCTACGAGTTATGAGGAAGAGGACATGCTGATGCTGTCGGGTATTCAGCATTATGCCTTTTGCGTCAGGCAGTGGGGATTGATCCATATCGAGCAGCAATGGGCGGATAATGTTCTGACTTATGAAGGAACGATGATGCATAAACGTGCCGACGATGCGTACAGCAGTGAGCTGAGGGGGGATGTGCTCATTACGAGAGCCATGCCGCTCGTATCCTCTTCACTTGGCTTGTATGGAGTAGCGGACATTGTCGAGTTTCATGCCGTGCCTGAAGCAACCGAGTCGGATAAAGTGCGTTTGAAGGGACGCAAGGGCTGGTGGTTGCCTTATCCGGTGGAGTACAAACGGGGAAGTCCGAAAAAAGGGAATTGCGATGAGGTGCAGCTATGCGCACAAGCTATCGCCCTAGAGGAAATGTTCGGTGTAAACGTAGCAGAAGGTGCGCTTTTTTATGGAGAACGAGAACGCCGGGTGAGCGTTATGTTTCATGAGACGCTCCGTGGGCAGGTGCGCGAATTGGCTGTGGCAATGCACCGGGATTATAGGGAAGGTAGAACGGCAATAGCCGAGAATGCTCCCAAGTGTAAAAGCTGCTCATTGGAGTCGATATGCCAGCCTAAAATAGGACGGGCTGCGGAAATGTATTTGAAGGATTTTCTGCTTGCTGATTAAGGCTCCGGGAGGTTGAGTGTCATGCGCAAGCTGCTGAACACCTTGTACATTACAGCTCCTGACAGTTATTTGGGGCGTGAAGGAGAAAGCGTAGTTGTTCGCAAAGAAGATCAGACTCCGGTTAAGATTCCGGTGCATAATCTGGAAAGCATCGTCATGTTCAGCCACGCGGGAGCTAGCCCGTCGTTGATGCATCTATGTATGGAGAGAGGGGTGACCCTCTCTTTTTTGCAGGAAAATGGAAGGTATATGGGCAGTGTTGTCGGCCCTGTAAAAGGCAATGTGCTGCTCCGACGCAAGCAGTATCGGATGGCGGATAACTCCGAGGGGGCGGCGCTCGCCGGACGTTTTATACTTGGGAAGCTGGCCAATGCGAGAGCGGTGCTGAATCGGGCGTTAAGGGATCATGAAGGAGCAATCCAGGCAGAAAAAGTGGCCAAAGAAGCAGATTTTCTTAAACGCTACATGAGGCGTACGCTGGCTTGCGATACGCTGGATGAGCTTAGAGGCGTGGAGGGTGAAGCTGCACGGCGTTATTTCTCGGCCTATCATGAGCTGATTCTAGCGGATCGAGAGCATTTCTATATGAGAGGGAGAAACCGGCGGCCTCCTCTCGATCGGGTGAATGCATTGTTATCCTATTTGTACGCGCTGCTGCGAACGGATGTGCAATCGGCGCTGGAGACAGTTGGTCTGGATCCCGCAGTCGGTTTCCTGCATCGTGATCGGCCCGGTCGTCCTAGCCTCGCACTGGATCTGATGGAGGAACTGCGTTGTTACATGGTGGACCGGCTCGTACTTAGCCTGATTAATCGTAAACAAATTAATTCTAAGCAGTTTTTGATCAAGGAAAATGGGGCTGTTCTACTGAAGCCAGACTTGAAAAAAGAAGTCGTTACGGCATGGCAAACACGTAAGCGAGAAGAGATTCGGCATCCTTTTTTAAAAGAGAAAATACCGATTGGGCTGCTGCCTTATGCACAGGCTATGTTATTGGCGAGATATATCCGGGGCGATCTGGACGGGTACCCTCCATTCGTGTGGAAGTGAGGCGAAGATCGGCCGATGATGGTACTTGTGACGTATGACGTGGAAACGACGACCCCAGAAGGGCGACGCAGGCTACGGCAGGTGGCGAAACATTGCCAAAGCTATGGCCAGCGAGTTCAGAATTCGGTATTTGAGTGTCTTGTAGATCCGGTCCAGTTCAAGCATTTGAGAGCTTTGTTGGAGAAGGCTATTGATCCTCGCAAGGACAGTTTGCGGTACTATATGTTAGGGAGCAACTGGAAACGAAGAGTGGAGCATATTGGGGCTAAGGAAACATATGATCCGGAAGGGCTGCTTTTTATTGATTAACTGCTGCAGATTGGAAGGGACAGGGAGCTGGAATTTGAGGAACAGGGCGAGTAGCGGAGGGAAGATGGAGTAGGGCCCATCGAAGTGTGGTGCGAACCCCAAGCTCACATGAAAACCCCGGGAGGTTCGCACCTCAGGTGGAATATGGGATTTCGAGGAATTTAAGCGTTTTTGGATAGGGAGTGAGCGTTACAGTTTCGAGGTTCGCACTTTTGGGCTGAAAAACCCAGGTGTGGCAAGGGTTTTTCGGGTGTGCTGTCGCTCCCCGTGCGGGAGCGTGGATTGAAACAATGTGATATCCCATACCTGGTGCACCGTCATACAGTCGCTCCCCGTGCGGGAGCGTGGATTGAAACACTCGGTTGTTTGGTCAGAACGGACTTGGTATCTGTCGCTCCCCGTGCGGGAGCGTGGATTGAAACTTCGTCCCATGCTTCGAAGAATGAACGGTCAATGTCGCTCCCCGTGCGGGAGCGTGGATTGAAACTTAAGTTGGCTGGGCTCAACACATCTCTTACCCGTCGCTCCCCGTGCGGGAGCGTGGATTGAAACTGTGGAGCTTAGCGGGGAAATGGAAGAAATGGTGTCGCTCCCCGTGCGGGAGCGTGGATTGAAACAGTTACCATAGCCGGAGTAGGTGTAGGTGTAGGTGGTCGCTCCCCGTGCGGGAGCGTGGATTGAAACCACTGAGAAAATCAACGTGGCGACATGTGGATCGTCGCTCCCCGTGCGGGAGCGTGGATTGAAACTTCATGCCTCTTCCACCTCTCCCAAATAAAGAAGTCGCTCCCCGTGCGGGAGCGTGGATTGAAACTTTTTTGTCCCCCAATTAACTTTTAGCTATATTGTCGCTCCCCGTGCGGGAGCGTGGATTGAAACCACAAGCTGCAGCAGCAGCGCCGCTTGGTCTTGGTCGCTCCCCGTGCGGGAGCGTGGATTGAAACCCTAACTCCTATTCATTTGAATCAAAAGTACTTTGTCGCTCCCCGTGCGGGAGCGTGGATTGAAACTTTAAGAAGCTTTGCTTGTACTGGACTGAGCCTAGTCGCTCCCCGTGCGGGAGCGTGGATTGAAACCCGCCGTCCCGAGACAACTCCACCTGCACGTCCTCGTCGCTCCCCGTGCGGGAGCGTGGATTGAAACGGCATTAACATATCATGCAAGACATCGACAACATCGTCGCTCCCCGTGCGGGAGCGTGGATTGAAACAACTTGATGGTAACACGTTGATTGACACGCCTGCCGTCGCTCCCCGTGCGGGAGCGTGGATTGAAACACCATTGCTCCGGTTCTTCGTCCCATGCTTCGAAGTCGCTCCCCGTGCGGGAGCGTGGATTGAAACCTCATAGCCTTTAATAAGGGCTTGCAGCGAATCGTCGCTCCCCGTGCGGGAGCGTGGATTGAAACAGTGCGCCTGTAGCTAGGTTAGACTGCGTACCGCGTCGCTCCCCGTGCGGGAGCGTGGATTGAAACACCCTTTAAAAAGTATACCGTTGCCGTACGGGCTAGTCGCTCCCCGTGCGGGAGCGTGGATTGAAACCACCAGCGCGTCCATGTAGTTGTTACCCTCGGGGTCGCTCCCCGTGCGGGAGCGTGGATTGAAACACTTGGCAAGGGAGGTTGAGTACGTTGGATGATGTCGCTCCCCGTGCGGGAGCGTGGATTGAAACATCGTTACATCCTCCTTGTATGGGGAGACTGAGCCGTCGCTCCCCGTGCGGGAGCGTGGATTGAAACGCGAAGGTTGTCGCAAAACATACGCAACACGTTTCGTCGCTCCCCGTGCGGGAGCGTGGATTGAAACATGAAGAAAAGGGTAGGAGTTTATGTTACCTCGGTCGCTCCCCGTGCGGGAGCGTGGATTGAAACGCCTTTACCTCTATTTTGCGCGGATTGACTCCATATTGGACGTCAAAGTCGCTCCCCGTGCGGGAGCGTGGATTGAAACGCCTTTACCTCTATGGCTGCTACTCCAGGTGCAAACGTCGCTCCCCGTGCGGGAGCGTGGATTGAAACACGTTTTCATGTACAAGTCTTGCAACACTTGTTCCGTCGCTCCCCGTGCGGGAGCGTGGATTGAAACACCGTTCGAAACCTCGCGCTTTGGACTCGCCAAGTCGCTCCCCGTGCGGGAGCGTGGATTGAAACTGTATCGTTTCATACTTGTTGTCGCATCCTTAAGTCGCTCCCCGTGCGGGAGCGTGGATTGAAACTTCGCCATCCGGTATCACCCCATGCTGGATGTAGTGTCGCTCCCCGTGCGGGAGCGTGGATTGAAACATCCGTACCGGAGCCATGCCAGCAGATCGCGACCGTCGCTCCCCGTGCGGGAGCGTGGATTGAAACTGGTAGGCTGTCATAATCTAAAGAGTTAAAATCCGGTCGCTCCCCGTGCGGGAGCGTGGATTGAAACCTCCAAAATGTCCCGTATTACTCGAACATCCCCTTGTCGCTCCCCGTGCGGGAGCGTGGATTGAAACTATTTCGTTTGCCTCAATTCTCATGAGCCTTTCCGTCGCTCCCCGTGCGGGAGCGTGGATTGAAACTGCCCTTGGGGGCTAGGACTCTCTGCTGCCCATGGTCGCTCCCCGTGCGGGAGCGTGGATTGAAACAACAAGGCGGTGAGTCGCCCTCGAATCGCCTGTATGGTCGCTCCCCGTGCGGGAGCGTGGATTGAAACGGGAAAACAGCATGCGATTGGAAAGCAACTGAAGTCGCTCCCCGTGCGGGAGCGTGGATTGAAACTCGCGCCGATTGGCCGATTTCAGAGCGCGCAGCAGTCGCTCCCCGTGCGGGAGCGTGGATTGAAACATGCAACGCGAAGACCGTAACGGCTCATGGCTTGGTCGCTCCCCGTGCGGGAGCGTGGATTGAAACACAACCAGGAATCATACATAAATCCAACATCGCGGGTCGCTCCCCGTGCGGGAGCGTGGATTGAAACCATGCGGATCTAGGGCTCATTCTGGCCGGCGAGGTCGCTCCCCGTGCGGGAGCGTGGATTGAAACAGATTCCGGGTGTGCAGCGATATGTTAAGTTGCTAAAAGTCGCTCCCCGTGCGGGAGCGTGGATTGAAACAGATTGCTGAATGATAAAATTCATAGCTTTCACTGTCGCTCCCCGTGCGGGAGCGTGGATTGAAACCAGTAGGAACATCGAATAAAGTACCTCTGTATGGTCGCTCCCCGTGCGGGAGCGTGGATTGAAACGGCTTCATGTCTTCCTCCCTCGCTGGGCATCATAGTCGCTCCCCGTGCGGGAGCGTGGATTGAAACATCATAAACCACATCAATTTCGGAGTATAAATAGTCGCTCCCCGTGCGGGAGCGTGGATTGAAACCGCTTAATCACGACGAGCAAACGCATTTGACGGAGGTCGCTCCCCGTGCGGGAGCGTGGATTGAAACTACAATGGCCCGCTCTTTTTCTTCGCGTACTTTGTCGCTCCCCGTGCGGGAGCGTGGATTGAAACCGCTGGAAAGACGAGGAGCTTTTCCGCGGCACGGGTCGCTCCCCGTGCGGGAACGTGGATTGAAACACAACCAGATCCCGTATGCCAACATCACGGTTCCGTCGCTCCCCGTGCGGGAGCGTGGATTGAAACATCGATACATAAACGGAGCTATCTTGAAGCTTTGTCGCTCCCCGTGCGGGAGCGTGGATTGAAACCTCGTTGAGCTGGGCGATAAGGATGACGCAAGGTCGCTCCCCGTGCGGGAGCGTGGATTGAAACCTCGGTCGCCTCCGCATAGTCAGCTTTGACAGCGGTCGCTCCCCGTGCGGGAGCGTGGATTGAAACGTGTTGCGGATCTTCTGGTGTCCGTTTGGTGCCGTCGCTCCCCGTGCGGGAGCGTGGATTGAAACATTATACGTACATTTTTTTGGTTGCATTATCCCGTCGCTCCCCGTGCGGGAGCGTGGATTGAAACACCTTTTCGAGCTGCTCCGCTTTGGCGTAACCGTGTGTCGCTCCCCGTGCGGGAGCGTGGATTGAAACTCCAGAATGGTCAGCAGCTCACTCTCGAAGCCTCGTCGCTCCCCGTGCGGGAGCGTGGATTGAAACCTCATTGCTCGGCGGGATGGCAGCCCGATCGAATGGTCGCTCCCCGTGCGGGAGCGTGGATTGAAACAACTCCTGTTAACGTTCGTTAACACGATCATACTAGTCGCTCCCCGTGCGGGAGCGTGGATTGAAACATCCGTTGTCGAATGCCCATGTACTCACAAACCATGTCGCTCCCCGTGCGGGAGCGTGGATTGAAACAAATTCTCCAAGCTTTTGATTCATGATTGCTCTTGTCGCTCCCCGTGCGGGAGCGTGGATTGAAACCATATTATCGGTCCATGCACAGGCGGCCATATCTGTCGCTCCCCGTGCGGGAGCGTGGATTGAAACATCGACTCCGGCGGTCACTACACAGGCAGTGTGGTCGCTCCCCGTGCGGGAGCGTGGATTGAAACTGTTGGAGGGTGCGGCGATCACAGACGCACCAAGTCGCTCCCCGTGCGGGAGCGTGGATTGAAACTCAAAGACTTTGGGATGCTCGTCGGCAAGGTGCCGGTCGCTCCCCGTGCGGGAGCGTGGATTGAAACAAGCTTGTGTAACTCAGATAGCCCAGTGTCTTCTATTCGCTCCCCGTGCGGGAGCGTGGATTGAAACTTCCCTTATAGCAACAGCGGCAATCGCGGTGTCGGTCGCTCCCCGTGCGGGAGCGTGGATTGAAACGGCGGATTGAGTCGGGTTGATTATGGCGGGTCGGTCGCTCCCCGTTCGGGAGCGTGGATTGAAACGCTTCCTACTAATGATACTAAGCCATCCTTTTTAGTGTCGCTCCCCGTGCGGGAGCGTGGATTGAAACTCCTCTTGCCCGGCTCCTTGATGAGCCTGCGGCGTCGCTCCCCGTGCGGGAGCGTGGATTGAAACCCGAGCGTAACTCTCGATGCTATCTGCAATCTCCCGTCGCTCCCCGTGCGGGAGCGTGGATTGAAACCTCTGTCGTCTCCTGCATGACGTAGACGGGAAGGTCGCTCCCCGTGCGGGAGCGTGGATTGAAACTCCAGCTACTTCCATCCTGTTTCTTACATGAAGGAGTCGCTCCCCGTGCGGGAGCGTGGATTGAAACACCTCCCCTCAATTAATTGCGCCCATCTGGGCGTCGCTCCCCGTGCGGGAGCGTGGATTGAAACGCTCAGCTGCCGCGATGTGAGGCACGGTATCGTGTCGCTCCCCGTGCGGGAGCGTGGATTGAAACCACGGACGGTGTCAAGTGGTATACGGCCTTTGAGTCGCTCCCCGTGCGGGAGCGTGGATTGAAACTGGTATTACTCTAAGCGAAAGGGGCAATTCAAATTGGTCGCTCCCCGTGCGGGAGCGTGGATTGAAACCAGGCTCAGCAAGCCGTATCCCCGTAAAGGCTGCGTCGCTCCCCGTGCGGGAGCGTGGATTGAAACATTATAGCGTTCGTCACTGAATACAAGAACTATCCGTCGCTCCCCGTGCGGGAGCGTGGATTGAAACAATAGACATTGGAGGAATCGATAATGACTAGCGTAGTCGCTCCCCGTGCGGGAGTGTGGATTTAAATAATGCCACATGGAAGAGTACTTGAATAATGGAGGCGCTCCCCCTCCGGGAGCTTGAATCAATACCAAGGACACGCCTTGTTGTCCCGAGCATAAAAACCCACCAGGAAGCCGAGCTCTGAGCGGCTTCCTGGTGGGTTTTTCGGGTAGGTAAACATTTCAAAATGTTGCTCGTCACCTAGCTCCATCTTCAAACAGCAGCGCTAGGAGTGGAAGCCGCTTCAGTGTTCTTCTGAATCAGAGCATCTTGAGGCTCGAACTGGTTCTCGCTCTTGGCGATGACCACGGTAGCAACGGAGTTGCCGATAAGGTTCGTAATCGCTCGAGCTTCGGACATGAAGCGGTC
This window contains:
- a CDS encoding CRISPR-associated protein, Cas1 family; the encoded protein is MRKLLNTLYITAPDSYLGREGESVVVRKEDQTPVKIPVHNLESIVMFSHAGASPSLMHLCMERGVTLSFLQENGRYMGSVVGPVKGNVLLRRKQYRMADNSEGAALAGRFILGKLANARAVLNRALRDHEGAIQAEKVAKEADFLKRYMRRTLACDTLDELRGVEGEAARRYFSAYHELILADREHFYMRGRNRRPPLDRVNALLSYLYALLRTDVQSALETVGLDPAVGFLHRDRPGRPSLALDLMEELRCYMVDRLVLSLINRKQINSKQFLIKENGAVLLKPDLKKEVVTAWQTRKREEIRHPFLKEKIPIGLLPYAQAMLLARYIRGDLDGYPPFVWK
- a CDS encoding CRISPR-associated protein, Cas2 family, coding for MMVLVTYDVETTTPEGRRRLRQVAKHCQSYGQRVQNSVFECLVDPVQFKHLRALLEKAIDPRKDSLRYYMLGSNWKRRVEHIGAKETYDPEGLLFID